A window from Schistosoma haematobium chromosome 3, whole genome shotgun sequence encodes these proteins:
- a CDS encoding hypothetical protein (EggNog:ENOG410336G~COG:C) encodes MFQVTRRSLSLSRELTLWNAFRQFSSTPVASASLKDIMADLVPKEQAKVASFRKEYGSTKVGDVTVDMMYGGMRGIKGLVTETSVLDVNEGIRFRGLSIPDCQKQLPKAPGGHEPLPEGIFFLLLTGKVPTKAQVDDISKEFANRADLPSHVLNMLDNFPSSLHPMSQLVAACAALNSESKFARAYSQGIKKSLYWEYVYEDSMDLIAKLPTVASIIYRNLYRDGTSVTAIDSNTDWSHNFCRMLGYEDPGFTEMMRLYLTFHCDHEGGNVSAHSCHLVGSALSDPYLSFAASMCGLAGPLHGLANQEVLVFLNKMQEKVGKNPTDEQVKQYVMDTLSAGQVIPGYGHAVLRRTDPRFTCAQEFCERHFPNDPLYKLVAQLYKVVPPILTSLGKVQNPWPNVDAHSGVLLQHYGLTEMQYYTVLFGVSRALGVLASLIWDRALGLPIERPKSLSTEALMKLVNDIGRKQG; translated from the exons ATGTTTCAGGTTACGCGTAGGTCTTTAAGTCTCAGTCGCGAGTTAACATTGTGGAATGCATTTCGACAATTTTCGTCCACACCTGTTGCTTCTGCT AGTTTGAAAGATATAATGGCTGACCTAGTACCTAAAGAACAAGCAAAAGTAGCATCTTTTAGAAAGGAATACGGTTCCACAAAAGTCGGTGACGTTACTGTCGATATG ATGTATGGCGGTATGCGGGGTATCAAAGGTTTAGTCACTGAAACATCTGTACTGGATGTTAATGAAGGGATTCGATTTCGTGGTCTTTCAATTCCAGACTGTCAGAAACAGCTTCCAAAAGCTCCTGGTGGACATGAGCCACTTCCAGAAGGCATCTTCTTTCTCCTACTGACAGGAAAAGTTCCAACCAAAGCACAAGTGGATGATATTTCAAAAGAATTCGCAAACCGAGCTGACCTCCCATCTCATGTTCTAAACATGCTAGATAATTTTCCATCATCTCTTCATCCTATGAGTCAACTGGTAGCAGCTTGTGCCGCTCTAAATTCAGAATCAAAGTTTGCACGAGCCTATTCACAAGGTATCAAGAAAAGTTTGTATTGGGAG TACGTTTACGAAGATTCTATGGATTTGATTGCCAAGCTTCCAACTGTGGCTTCTATAATTTACCGTAATTTGTACCGGGATGGTACTTCTGTAACTGCTATCGACTCTAATACGGACTGGTCCCATAACTTTTGTCGTATGCTTGGTTATGAGGATCCTGGATTTACTGAAATGATGCGTCTTTACCTAACCTTCCACTGTGATCATGAG GGCGGTAATGTTAGCGCACATTCCTGTCACTTGGTGGGTAGTGCACTTTCCGATCCATACCTTAGTTTTGCCGCATCTATGTGTGGCTTGGCTGGACCTTTGCATGGATTGGCCAACCAAGAAGTATTAGTCTTCCTGAATAAAATGCAAGAGAAAGTCGGCAAAAATCCAACAGACGAACAAGTTAAACAGTATGTAATGGATACGCTTAGTGCCGGACAG GTCATTCCCGGCTATGGTCATGCTGTTCTTAGAAGAACGGACCCCAGATTTACTTGTGCACAAGAATTTTGTGAAAGGCATTTTCCAAATGATCCTCTGTACAAACTAGTTGCTCAATTGTATAAAGTTGTTCCTCCAATCTTGACAAGTCTTGGCAAAGTTCAAAATCCATGGCCTAACGTGGATGCACATAGTGGTGTTTTGCTCCAG CATTATGGTCTTACTGAAATGCAATATTATACAGTTCTATTTGGAGTTTCTCGAGCATTAGGTGTTTTAGCCTCGTTAATTTGGGATAGAGCATTAGGCTTGCCAATTGAACGACCCAAATCTTTATCTACTGAAGCATTAATGAAATTGGTGAATGATATTGGACGTAAACAAGGTTAA